From Kamptonema formosum PCC 6407, a single genomic window includes:
- a CDS encoding DUF565 domain-containing protein, producing MQNTRLNRLIDVLSEQLGDWLQNPWRRISLLIISLLFGSFLGGAISTIAGQAAEWDIFAAGLLVALTEFINWIVYRGTRLVGRSLRIDILNCLKIGLIYSLFVEAFKLGS from the coding sequence ATGCAGAATACTCGTCTCAACAGGCTTATTGATGTTCTCAGCGAACAGCTAGGGGACTGGTTGCAAAATCCTTGGCGGCGGATCTCGCTGCTGATAATTAGTTTATTATTTGGCTCATTTTTGGGTGGTGCTATCTCTACGATCGCGGGACAAGCTGCTGAGTGGGACATTTTTGCGGCTGGGTTGTTAGTTGCGTTGACAGAATTTATTAACTGGATAGTTTACCGGGGTACTCGGCTAGTTGGTCGTTCTTTGCGGATAGATATTTTAAATTGTCTGAAAATTGGTTTAATTTACAGCCTGTTTGTGGAAGCTTTTAAGCTCGGTTCTTAG
- a CDS encoding ArnT family glycosyltransferase: MKFRISEIADLLKYKVKRPSLALAMSLLWLCALSWVAFLWNLGHGGLVDETEPLFAEAARQMTVTGDWITPYFNGQTRFDKPPLIYWLMAIAYHTIGVNILAVRLPSAVAAIALTCLGFYTLYYCKRDGEMGRWGAGEMGSRGAGERGSEGDGGDGGDEEVKSSLPSPSSPSSPSSPSPPSPAPLPPRSPAPLLKSSLLTAGIGSALIALNPETIAWGRIGVSDMLLTGCMGCALFAFFLGYVKEEEKKQQEEQAQLEIVQNWEETSNFGEVLPRTKQSLKTQSKLSPWYLAFYILIALAILSKGPVGIVLPVIIIGSFTLYLGNVREIWQEMCLLRGILIILAISLPWFILVTLANGEAYIDSFFGYHNFQRFTQVVNRHGAPWYFYFLVVLVGFAPWSIYLPCAIARLRFWQRSYWCRQPRKAQLGLFVFCWFACIFGFFTVAVTKLPSYVLPLMPAAAILVALLWSDIIEEKARGKEEGRTLELGNVQALNEELSVGSDRELLAKQGRRPKKVGRKQDALPLSLFLSFIFNIVFLLVLAGAILYSFNWLGNDPAMPNFSQAFQKSGLAIVGGAIWAIAAVVAAILLWRRQEEGIFTVNLVGLAAFLIFTIAPVYNLLDEQRQLPLRQLAHTAVQEKLPAEELIMIGFPKPSLVFYTQDSVTYYRLTRAGIEYIQKSQNQSPPSVLILGYPEKFTQMGLQPNQYQILDAKGAYQLARVPKQIF; this comes from the coding sequence ATGAAATTTAGGATTAGCGAGATCGCAGATTTGTTGAAATATAAAGTAAAGCGCCCCTCCCTAGCTTTGGCAATGTCGCTTTTGTGGCTGTGCGCCCTTAGCTGGGTAGCATTCTTATGGAATTTGGGACATGGCGGCTTAGTTGATGAGACAGAACCGTTATTTGCTGAAGCCGCCCGCCAGATGACAGTGACAGGAGACTGGATTACCCCCTATTTCAATGGTCAAACGCGCTTTGACAAGCCACCTTTAATTTACTGGTTGATGGCGATCGCCTATCATACCATCGGCGTTAACATTCTTGCGGTGCGCCTTCCCTCCGCAGTCGCCGCGATCGCCCTTACCTGTCTTGGATTTTATACCCTTTACTATTGCAAGAGAGATGGGGAGATGGGGAGATGGGGAGCGGGGGAGATGGGGAGCAGGGGAGCGGGGGAGCGGGGGAGCGAGGGAGATGGGGGAGATGGAGGAGATGAGGAAGTTAAATCTTCCCTACCTTCTCCATCCTCCCCATCCTCCCCATCCTCCCCATCTCCCCCATCTCCCGCCCCCCTGCCCCCCCGCTCCCCTGCCCCCTTGCTCAAGAGCTCCCTCTTAACCGCTGGCATTGGTTCTGCTCTCATCGCCTTAAATCCAGAAACGATCGCTTGGGGAAGGATTGGCGTGTCAGATATGCTGCTGACAGGCTGTATGGGTTGTGCTCTGTTCGCGTTTTTTCTGGGATACGTAAAGGAAGAAGAAAAGAAGCAGCAGGAAGAACAAGCACAGCTCGAAATCGTGCAGAATTGGGAGGAAACAAGCAATTTCGGGGAAGTCTTGCCCAGAACAAAGCAATCTCTTAAAACTCAATCGAAACTCTCCCCTTGGTATTTAGCTTTTTATATCTTGATAGCATTGGCAATTCTCAGCAAAGGCCCAGTCGGGATCGTCTTGCCAGTAATCATTATTGGCAGCTTTACACTCTACCTCGGTAATGTTCGAGAAATTTGGCAGGAAATGTGCCTTCTACGTGGCATATTAATTATTCTCGCCATTTCTTTACCTTGGTTTATTCTCGTTACCTTAGCCAATGGCGAAGCTTACATTGATTCCTTTTTTGGTTATCACAATTTTCAGCGCTTTACGCAGGTAGTCAACCGTCACGGGGCTCCCTGGTATTTTTACTTTTTGGTGGTGCTAGTTGGTTTTGCTCCTTGGTCTATTTATTTGCCCTGCGCGATCGCACGTCTGCGATTTTGGCAGCGTAGCTATTGGTGTCGCCAACCTCGCAAAGCTCAATTAGGTTTATTCGTCTTCTGTTGGTTTGCCTGTATCTTTGGTTTCTTCACCGTTGCTGTAACTAAACTTCCTAGTTATGTATTGCCTTTAATGCCAGCCGCAGCAATATTAGTAGCATTATTGTGGAGCGACATCATCGAAGAGAAAGCAAGGGGTAAGGAAGAAGGAAGAACGCTGGAATTAGGTAACGTACAAGCTTTAAACGAGGAGCTATCGGTAGGTAGCGATCGCGAGCTTTTAGCAAAGCAAGGAAGAAGACCGAAAAAAGTAGGAAGAAAGCAAGATGCTCTGCCTCTTTCCCTCTTTCTTTCATTCATTTTTAATATAGTATTTTTGCTGGTTTTAGCTGGGGCGATTTTATACAGCTTCAACTGGTTGGGAAACGATCCAGCAATGCCGAATTTTTCGCAAGCATTTCAAAAATCTGGTTTAGCGATCGTGGGAGGAGCAATTTGGGCGATTGCTGCTGTGGTGGCGGCAATTCTTCTTTGGCGGCGGCAAGAGGAGGGGATTTTTACTGTTAACTTGGTTGGATTAGCTGCATTTCTGATCTTTACGATCGCTCCCGTCTACAATCTACTCGATGAGCAACGACAGCTACCTCTACGACAATTAGCACATACCGCTGTTCAAGAAAAACTCCCGGCGGAAGAGTTAATTATGATTGGTTTTCCTAAACCCAGTCTTGTATTTTATACCCAAGATTCTGTTACTTATTATCGGCTGACAAGAGCTGGAATAGAGTACATCCAAAAATCTCAGAACCAGTCTCCGCCGTCTGTGCTCATTTTGGGATACCCGGAAAAGTTTACTCAAATGGGACTGCAACCGAATCAATACCAAATTTTAGACGCTAAAGGAGCCTACCAACTCGCCAGAGTTCCCAAACAAATTTTCTGA
- a CDS encoding SdrD B-like domain-containing protein, whose protein sequence is MVREEERKQILFADSRVEDYQNLTGSADRHTEVIILDSKRDGVEQIAQALKERTDVATVHVLSHGAAGSLQLGASELSLSNIESYRNYLEQWFALPTVGYSHHPEILLYGCNVAAGAEGLEFVQRLSRLTGAQVAASDDLTGCEALGGDWELEVKTGDIETPVAFSQVAREAYSGVLADLNQTAGDFNALVNAINVANVNSGIDTITLTGNIALTGFLPKINDITTIVGGGFTVSGASNFRAFVVDNTTFNISNLTIDSAKAVGNAGTTGGGGAAGLGGALFINSGTVTVDRVTFSNNSATGGAGSAGNGGAGGNADLGTVFGGTAGANGGTGLTGLDSIGAAGGPGGTGGAGGSGNAGGTGGTGGIGGAGNTAGGTNGGVGGIGGAGGAGSVIGSGGGGGGTGGGGGVAGSGTQGAGGAGGAGGAAQFGGGGGAGGVGGTGVTAGANGAGGAAGFGGGGSSGATPGAAGTFGGAGVTGFGGGGAGLGGAIFVGGGTLTMTNSTLYSNTVTGGAAGGVGAGVGQAAGAAIFVNTGATATLTNNTIADNTATAGNAGGIYNNAGTVNLVNTIVARNTATTNADLEGAFTGNNNLIGVLGTSTGLATTQELATLGVAVGNVLAATPALNGVTTGPLTLALVDNSPVTTSSNPAIGGGDPTITTVGATAFDQRGTGFPRKIDNTIVGKSTIDIGAYEYGPVVQGIKFNDLNGDGAQAATDPGLGGWTITAGTKSATTSAVAATLGQYTLFDTKPTTTIAETAQATWTQTFPTTVPTIGTTDLFGATAVNFGNFQDMTISGLKFNDLNGNGTQDAAETTGIPGVTISLTNSVTGATIGTPVTTGATGAYTFTGLKPLTGGAAYRVRETVPPGYTKTSTDPADITPQSGATITNANVAGLNFGNFQNVTISGQKFEDKDNNGIQDATDTGLAGWVIYADGNNNNSLDAGEKSATTIADGTYTILDVGPGTYKIREVPQANYRQTFPSQTGVPANALPNATTITPTSGTNIINTAALPTNIGNWLLPKIKGIKFNDLNNNGVQDVSADPNLNEEGLSNWQIYIDSNDDGFFQSTEKTAVTDSTGNYTIDNVLPGTYKVREVLQNGWQQTPTSSGSRAIDVTVVATDVLNVNFSNYQPRSISGLKFNDLNRSEFQDAGEPGIANWRIFLDTNDNGLLDAGEANTVTDANGQYVFNDPALGVYKVREVPQTGWEQTTSDPPDITIARGSNIPNINFGNFQSGTISGIKFNDLNNNGTLDAGEPGLANWQIYLDLNNNAILDSPETVILTDATGKYSFSNLPVGTYTIREVQQTGWIQTTANPLTAEITAAANSVIDKNFGNFKFVPGTIQGLKFSDANNNGVRDGGEGGLAGVQIQLTNVTTGVLTTANTDSNGNYRFTNLAPGSYRVREISPSGFSQSTTNPADIVLASGATVSGIDFGNFRQTFTPSPSPTPEPTPTPTPAPAPAPVPAPAPTPAPGPSPSPAPVPTPVPTDLACPADFARIAAPNLPPSPAQNNVVNGSDGDEILVGSAGSDTIYGFNGNDAIFGQQGSDYINGNVGNDTVYGGVENDTLFGGKGFDLIFGDRGNDTIYGNRGNDSISGDEGNDVSYGGKGNDVVLGGLGDDQLLGDQGNDTLCGGSDNDIVFGGSGDDLLFGDIGNDLFFGGLGSDTLLGGGGSDRFILASGSVADTVIDFAQGTDSLVLVGLDFSQLSIVQTNGSAAISIANNGELLAILNGVQASQLSANDFSLFV, encoded by the coding sequence ATGGTACGTGAGGAAGAACGGAAGCAAATCCTATTTGCAGACTCAAGAGTTGAAGATTACCAAAATCTGACGGGAAGCGCAGATCGCCATACAGAAGTCATTATCCTCGACTCCAAGCGCGATGGTGTTGAGCAAATAGCACAAGCACTCAAAGAGAGGACAGACGTTGCTACCGTCCATGTATTGTCTCACGGTGCAGCAGGGAGTTTGCAATTGGGTGCAAGCGAACTGTCACTGAGCAATATTGAAAGCTATCGGAATTATTTAGAACAGTGGTTTGCGTTGCCGACAGTGGGATATTCTCACCATCCAGAAATTTTACTTTACGGCTGTAACGTAGCAGCAGGTGCAGAGGGCCTGGAATTTGTGCAAAGGCTGAGTCGCTTAACAGGGGCCCAAGTTGCAGCTTCCGACGATCTTACCGGGTGTGAGGCTTTGGGTGGAGATTGGGAATTGGAAGTAAAGACGGGGGATATTGAGACTCCTGTAGCGTTTTCCCAAGTGGCCAGAGAGGCCTATAGCGGCGTATTAGCTGATTTGAACCAAACGGCAGGCGACTTTAACGCATTAGTAAATGCGATTAATGTTGCAAACGTCAACAGTGGCATTGACACAATTACCCTCACAGGAAATATCGCCCTCACAGGGTTCCTACCCAAAATTAACGACATCACCACTATTGTTGGCGGCGGTTTTACGGTCAGTGGTGCTTCTAATTTCCGAGCCTTCGTAGTTGATAACACAACCTTCAACATCTCCAACCTCACCATTGATTCTGCAAAAGCAGTAGGCAATGCAGGAACCACTGGTGGTGGAGGTGCTGCTGGCTTAGGTGGCGCACTTTTTATCAATAGCGGTACTGTCACCGTTGACAGAGTTACTTTTTCTAACAACTCTGCCACTGGTGGTGCAGGTTCGGCTGGGAACGGTGGCGCTGGTGGAAATGCCGACTTGGGGACTGTATTTGGCGGCACAGCAGGCGCTAATGGCGGAACTGGTCTTACAGGCTTAGATAGTATTGGTGCCGCTGGCGGCCCTGGCGGTACTGGTGGCGCTGGAGGTTCTGGGAATGCTGGTGGTACTGGCGGTACTGGTGGGATTGGTGGTGCTGGCAATACTGCTGGTGGCACAAATGGTGGTGTTGGTGGTATTGGTGGTGCTGGCGGTGCTGGTAGCGTTATCGGTAGTGGCGGTGGCGGTGGTGGTACCGGTGGCGGTGGTGGAGTAGCCGGTAGTGGCACTCAAGGTGCTGGTGGTGCTGGCGGTGCCGGTGGTGCAGCCCAATTTGGAGGTGGCGGTGGTGCTGGCGGTGTTGGTGGTACTGGTGTGACTGCTGGTGCTAATGGTGCTGGAGGCGCTGCTGGTTTTGGCGGCGGTGGTAGTTCGGGCGCTACTCCTGGTGCTGCCGGAACCTTCGGAGGTGCAGGTGTTACTGGTTTTGGCGGCGGCGGTGCAGGTTTAGGCGGGGCAATTTTTGTCGGTGGCGGCACTTTGACCATGACCAACAGCACCTTATATAGCAATACAGTCACGGGCGGCGCTGCTGGTGGTGTTGGTGCTGGTGTAGGTCAGGCTGCTGGCGCTGCAATTTTTGTCAACACTGGTGCGACCGCAACTCTGACTAACAACACCATTGCTGACAATACTGCCACAGCCGGGAATGCTGGAGGAATTTACAATAACGCTGGTACTGTCAATCTCGTAAACACGATCGTTGCTCGCAATACTGCTACTACTAACGCCGATTTGGAAGGTGCATTCACAGGGAATAACAACCTGATTGGAGTTCTTGGTACTAGCACTGGTTTAGCTACTACTCAGGAATTAGCAACTCTGGGCGTTGCTGTGGGAAATGTATTAGCAGCCACTCCTGCACTCAACGGTGTGACTACCGGCCCTTTGACCCTTGCCCTAGTTGATAATAGCCCTGTAACTACCAGTAGCAACCCTGCCATTGGCGGCGGCGACCCGACAATAACAACAGTGGGCGCTACAGCCTTTGACCAACGTGGGACAGGTTTTCCTCGGAAAATTGACAATACTATTGTTGGTAAATCCACTATAGATATTGGTGCTTACGAGTATGGGCCAGTTGTCCAAGGGATAAAATTCAACGATCTCAACGGTGATGGGGCTCAAGCGGCAACAGATCCAGGTTTAGGTGGATGGACTATTACCGCAGGAACTAAGAGTGCTACTACTTCTGCTGTTGCTGCTACTCTGGGTCAATACACTCTCTTCGATACTAAGCCCACTACAACGATCGCAGAAACAGCACAAGCGACTTGGACGCAGACTTTCCCGACCACTGTACCTACTATTGGCACTACCGATCTTTTTGGTGCTACCGCCGTCAACTTCGGTAACTTCCAAGACATGACCATCAGTGGTCTGAAATTTAATGACCTCAACGGTAATGGCACCCAAGATGCAGCAGAAACAACGGGCATACCTGGAGTTACGATTAGTTTAACTAATTCCGTTACTGGGGCTACGATCGGAACCCCAGTAACCACAGGTGCAACAGGTGCTTACACCTTTACAGGCTTGAAACCTCTGACAGGAGGTGCAGCCTACCGCGTCCGCGAAACCGTACCCCCAGGCTACACAAAAACCTCAACAGATCCCGCCGATATCACTCCCCAAAGTGGCGCAACTATCACTAATGCGAATGTTGCCGGTCTCAACTTCGGCAACTTCCAAAATGTCACCATCAGCGGTCAGAAATTTGAGGACAAAGACAACAACGGCATTCAAGATGCAACAGATACCGGACTAGCAGGTTGGGTAATCTATGCCGATGGCAACAATAACAACAGCTTAGATGCAGGGGAAAAATCAGCCACTACTATTGCCGATGGCACTTATACTATCCTTGATGTTGGCCCTGGTACCTACAAAATACGGGAAGTACCGCAAGCAAACTACCGACAAACCTTCCCCAGTCAGACAGGCGTACCTGCTAACGCACTGCCAAATGCCACTACTATTACTCCCACCAGTGGTACAAACATTATCAACACAGCGGCCCTTCCCACCAACATCGGGAACTGGTTGCTACCCAAGATCAAGGGCATCAAATTTAATGACCTCAATAACAACGGCGTTCAGGATGTTAGTGCAGATCCCAATCTAAATGAAGAAGGACTCAGCAATTGGCAAATCTACATCGACAGCAATGATGATGGCTTTTTCCAGTCCACAGAAAAAACTGCCGTCACCGATAGTACCGGCAACTACACCATTGATAACGTATTACCCGGTACTTACAAAGTTCGCGAAGTCCTGCAAAACGGGTGGCAGCAGACACCTACATCTAGTGGTAGCCGTGCCATTGATGTCACCGTTGTCGCCACTGACGTATTGAATGTCAACTTCAGCAACTATCAACCCCGCAGCATCAGCGGCTTAAAGTTCAATGACCTCAACCGTAGTGAATTCCAAGACGCAGGAGAACCGGGAATTGCCAACTGGCGAATTTTCCTTGACACCAATGATAATGGGTTACTAGATGCAGGAGAGGCAAATACCGTTACCGATGCCAATGGTCAATATGTCTTTAATGACCCTGCCTTGGGCGTTTACAAAGTGCGGGAAGTTCCCCAAACTGGCTGGGAACAAACTACTTCCGATCCCCCTGATATTACGATCGCCAGGGGTTCTAACATCCCGAATATTAACTTCGGTAACTTCCAATCCGGCACAATATCGGGCATCAAATTTAATGACCTGAACAATAACGGTACCCTTGATGCAGGAGAACCGGGACTTGCCAACTGGCAAATTTACCTTGATTTAAACAACAATGCGATTCTGGATTCCCCAGAAACAGTTATCCTCACCGATGCTACTGGTAAATACTCATTCTCCAATCTGCCAGTAGGTACTTACACTATCCGAGAAGTTCAACAGACTGGTTGGATACAAACTACTGCCAACCCTCTGACTGCTGAGATCACAGCGGCAGCAAATAGCGTCATAGACAAGAACTTTGGTAACTTCAAATTTGTACCAGGTACAATTCAAGGTCTAAAGTTCAGTGATGCTAATAACAATGGTGTTCGAGATGGTGGCGAAGGCGGTTTGGCCGGAGTTCAAATTCAGTTAACCAATGTCACAACTGGGGTGCTGACTACTGCGAACACAGACAGTAATGGTAACTACCGTTTCACGAACTTAGCACCGGGAAGTTATCGCGTTCGGGAAATCTCGCCATCTGGGTTCAGCCAAAGCACGACGAACCCTGCCGATATCGTCCTTGCTAGTGGTGCTACCGTCAGTGGCATCGACTTTGGCAATTTCCGGCAAACATTTACACCGTCACCATCACCAACGCCTGAACCAACGCCAACGCCTACACCTGCACCGGCACCTGCGCCTGTACCTGCGCCTGCGCCCACACCTGCACCTGGGCCCTCTCCAAGTCCAGCTCCGGTTCCCACCCCAGTACCGACAGATTTAGCTTGTCCTGCTGATTTCGCCAGGATTGCTGCTCCAAATCTGCCTCCTAGTCCTGCTCAAAACAATGTTGTTAACGGTAGTGATGGTGATGAGATTCTTGTGGGTAGTGCAGGCAGTGACACTATTTACGGGTTTAACGGCAACGATGCGATCTTTGGTCAACAGGGTAGCGATTATATCAATGGCAATGTCGGTAACGATACTGTCTACGGGGGAGTCGAAAATGATACTCTCTTCGGGGGTAAGGGTTTTGACTTGATATTTGGCGATCGCGGCAATGATACTATTTACGGCAATCGCGGCAATGACTCCATTTCTGGCGATGAAGGTAATGATGTCTCTTACGGCGGCAAAGGTAACGATGTCGTGTTGGGAGGTCTCGGCGATGACCAGCTACTAGGCGATCAAGGTAATGATACTCTCTGCGGTGGTAGTGATAATGACATCGTATTTGGGGGTAGCGGCGATGACCTCTTGTTTGGTGACATTGGCAATGACTTATTCTTCGGCGGCCTTGGTAGCGATACTCTCCTGGGCGGCGGTGGTAGCGATCGCTTTATCTTAGCCTCTGGCAGCGTCGCTGATACAGTCATCGACTTTGCCCAAGGAACTGATTCTTTGGTGTTGGTTGGTTTGGACTTCAGTCAACTGTCGATTGTACAAACTAATGGTTCAGCAGCAATTAGCATCGCTAATAATGGTGAACTTTTAGCCATCCTCAACGGGGTGCAAGCAAGTCAGCTCTCAGCTAACGATTTCAGCCTCTTTGTTTAG